The genomic DNA ttataataatatattcatttTTTGTCCTTCCGGTGTTTGGTTGTAAGACGATGGTGCTTGATATAGATAGCGTATAGCATTTTAGAGCATTTAGCGGCTTATTTGTAGGTGTATTGATATCGGTGTAAATAGTTTTAGACATTGGAATGTTCATTGGGTGCCATGACATGACTACTCACGAGTCTGCCGGTCGTTTGTCACTATGTATCAACATTCAtccttttatttctttattaaaacatgGGTTTCCGTTCGGCCACAACCTAACCAGCGTCCGCggcacgaattatatcgagggtttcgaccaacaGCCGtacgtttatccacgtagatagcattcgctgcttctattggtcaaagccgttgatataattcgcgccgcgcggaaCCCGTACCGCCTGAGCTGATGGTAAGTCAAAATGTGGACTTTAATGGTGCACACTTATCTAGTAAAAGCTTTTACACTCTAGTTTTGAGAAAGAGTGGATAGGCAGGGAGAAAGCAGTGGGAGTGGACTATGCAATCAGCCCAGCATTAGCACTGTGTTCAGCACACATGTATAGTGCAACTGGCAGCTTCTCCAGACGTCCCTTAACGGCAAGGGTTGCCTGGAGGGTGGTCACCAGACACGGCCGAAGCCTGCCATCAGTAAATGTGTCGCGCGATTAACTCCACCTTGGGGTCACGTGTGTGTTGGATCTCGAAGGTAAACCTACGGACCTGAGCGACTCCAACCCCCaagattatgtataaaattgtgatttatattaatgatatagcgaatttattttatttgtgttgttttattatagCTAATAGTAGCGAACGTTTGTTTGAACGACTTACTTTTCCTATAGTAATAGTAAGATTATTCCAATAATTCCTGGTAGAATCTGATGAATGAACAATTACCCTTTTTGATATGTTAAAATCAGccatgaaataaatatatgaaaaatGCAATTTGGGTTTCTATTTCTTAGTTTACTAAGTATtatttcccgagaaatgcgtttcagaggtatgtgacctaacctgaattgggctGGTGTTCTCTTCGCGGGTTAAGTCAAACGCGTACATGACGCGAACCccgtgaataacgggataacgctaggaagatgataatCTTTAAGTATTGTCTTAATAAATAGTAAGACacttgaaaaataatttaacaaatatttattatcaCTAAATCTATACACAATACTAATACATCTATGCATCGGCTTCTTTCTGTTCCTCAGGATATTTGTCTGTTAAAAAGCTCTTTACTTCCCCGTACTCCACTTTCATATTCAACCTTATCTTCTCGTGGTTTCGGTACCTTTCATACTTCTTCAAGTAAATCTGGTAATGTGGCATGGATTCATAGAATCTCgggaacttcttcttcttcagaaTAACTCTATCGTTCATCACATACTGGACGAAGTCTAATGTTTCGTCCTTGGGTATCTCCTCTTTGGTCCGGACTGTGCTGGGGCTGGCGACAACTTTAGGGTAGTAGTTGTTCTCCGCCCTGTACTCCACCAAGTGGAGTTTCTTCTCTTCGGCAAGTTGCTGGTGTGTTCTCTGAAATAAAGGAAGTATGCTCAATAAATTTTTCAGCAAATGCTTCACCTCTTTTCTTCAAGTTATCCCTTAGCCTGTttgttttaatatataattattatgtaaggaACAGGAATGACGGAAACAAAAACATTCCGCTTCAAAAACAGATCAAGTGCAGACAGTATAAATTGGTAAAAAAATTGGGGGTAAGAACTTTGTAGTGTACACGTAATTGTGTTGACCAATAAATGTATGCCGAGTAAGTGGTGGGGGCAGCGCTGTCAGCTCAGCTCAGTATTGGCTTACCGCCCGTGCGGAACGGACGTGCTGTCGACATGGATGGCGTGCTGTGCTTAATACCAATTGGTACACGGGTACCAATTGGTCTTACCATGGTAACGGTACCATGGTAAGACACCACaaacttaaaagtaaataatgggGGATTCAGACACTAGTCTATGTTATCTTATTCTGTAAACGAGACCTTACCTGTTGTAACAAGCCAATGAAGAATGCCTTGACAATGTGCTGCAGGTTGTTAGATCCCTCCAGTTTAGCGTGCAAGTCTTTGATACCGATCGCCTGGCAGATTTCTCTGATAGCGCGGTGGCACTTCAAGCCATACCCCTCATTCTTCTTTGACACGAACAACTTCGTCTTCCCGAATGCCGAGTAGAAGTCGTGGAAGACTGGAAATGAACGGAAACACACATGTGAgagttggttttttttttacaaagtaaaCAAATCTTTGGGGATACATTATGTTGACTGCTTGAAACAGAAATTATTGTTGCCTGTCCATTGACGGAGCAAGGAAAAAATCCAATGGGGTCATAATGTGTTCGGCAACGGCTGCTGCAACTGCAGTACGTAAATGAGCTTCGACTTTTTAGCGATAAATGTCCAAGAAAGCTAGAGATCGGCCACAGCTACATCAGATAAATCTGAAAAGATGGAGTATACTTTCCCTGGATGAgcgactaaaaaaataaagcagaTAAAATTCCGGTAAAACACAGCCTTGTGGATAGCAGTTACTGGGACTCTAACCATCTGATAGACTTTCAAGTCGACGGCAAATCGCACAcacgttaggttaggttagtacttTCAACGACAAAGGTTGGTATAGAAAGGTTTTAATAGAAAAGTTTCTAATCTtgatatacttacaatacaatatatacttcattgcacacaacatacaaaacaagttttacacacatggataaaagatgcattacaatctggcagccttattgctaagcagtaCTTACTAGTATGTCCATTGTAAATCTCAAAGTTCATCAACTTTTGTCCAGCTCTGTTTTTGGCCTTTCTCAACGCCGCAGGCGCCTCCTTCGCCCTTCCGATACCGAATCCAGCCAAGCCTTGTCCATTGCCTGTTACAACCTGAAATAAAACACTTAAgattatatcccaatagggtaaACAGTGCCctacatcacaagatgaaccaagtacccacacctcaccaagctttatgttagaccaatgtgaaaGGTGATGAGCCATGAGGTGGGCTAAgaattcaaacataaattataagctTATTACAGCTGGCAATAGGCTTCCTCTCTATGATTGGCGGGGATACAGAGTATACCAGTATACCCCaccactgctccactgcaggcGGGTGGAGAAACATCCAGACTCTAATGGAATTTAGAAAAGTTTATTTC from Pectinophora gossypiella chromosome 18, ilPecGoss1.1, whole genome shotgun sequence includes the following:
- the LOC126375164 gene encoding 28S ribosomal protein S5, mitochondrial, coding for MGTKILSLKCLLKPLNAIGRQTPLLENNLASNLKTNFSTSSVACVNFFNKLPAEKLWKSVTSVSNPGAKKGRGKGAGRIRIRDLNRGQMIGVGRVNMLWPGLSAPVIRGRELLKQQRLPDDPERMDKLIKLRDSMTKFRRLRLSPIERGWSGTRMPGRSLGPPDPIGEDEFTGFDTKVLQLRSLLIMKGSLGRTRNIQAMVVTGNGQGLAGFGIGRAKEAPAALRKAKNRAGQKLMNFEIYNGHTIFHDFYSAFGKTKLFVSKKNEGYGLKCHRAIREICQAIGIKDLHAKLEGSNNLQHIVKAFFIGLLQQRTHQQLAEEKKLHLVEYRAENNYYPKVVASPSTVRTKEEIPKDETLDFVQYVMNDRVILKKKKFPRFYESMPHYQIYLKKYERYRNHEKIRLNMKVEYGEVKSFLTDKYPEEQKEADA